The Nitrososphaerota archaeon DNA window CGGTTCCAACGGTCGGTGTAGGTGTTGGAGTCAGTTCGGGTGATTGAACCGGCGGTGTAGGCGCTCCTACGATTGGGTTAGATGATATGATTTGACCGCCCGAAGCGCTACCCTCTAAATGCGTAAGGTTTTGCCCTAAAACTGGTGAAGGTGCTTTCTTCGCCACTTTGGTTACATACGCAATGTAGGCGAAGATAGCACCGATTACAATAGCGATTACGGTAATAGTTTTGTTGTTCATTTTTTAGTAACCTCAATGATGAGAGTCCGAATTTCTTTGGCTAGGTGATCGATTGACTTTCGCAGTTGTTGCCTTTCTTTGGTATCGGCTTTGTAGAGTATCAGGCTTTGAGTGGTTGCGTATCTTCCTAGTTTATACATCAGATACATTCCGAAGCCACCGATACCGAGTTGAAGACCGGCATCAAGCAAGTCCATCTTTTTCATCTCACCATATGTTCCGCTTTACTCGTAGGTAGCCTACGAGGGTGTAGTCAACCGCTGTTGTCGCTGGACATGGTGTTGTGAACGCTCCGTATCCGCCTACTCTATCGTAGTATCTGCAAGCACCGCCTACACCCGCTTCGTAGTGAACGTTGAATGACGCCGCGCCCGCTATTGCTGTCGCATCGGCTTGTAAGCCCATGTAGTATAGACCGGGATCTAAGACGACTGCTGCGCTGAATGGGACGAACTGCATAGTGTTTACCGCGCCCATTGCTGTGCTTGCTGACTCCGCTTTTAACACACCCGCATCGGGTATATCGGGTGTTGCGCCCTCAGCGTATAGTCCCGCCCTCACGTTGCCAGCACTAGCCCCGCCAACCTGATAAGATATACCGTCAACCTCACACTTGTAAGGCACAACTACGCGCGCAAGGTATACCCGACCGGCCGTTCCGAAAACTCCTGTTGAGAGTTTAGGAACAGGCACATCATCAGCGAGATGTCTAGCCTTCAACGTGGCGCTTACAAGGTTGAGTATCCGGTTTGTCTTGTTGACGCTGTTGTCAGTTACAGCTAATGGGACAGGTAAGGTAGATTGAACGAAATTGTATTCTGCGCCTGAGTCGAACTGAATATCCGTGGTATTGTCTAAGTAACCACCTTGAACAAGATTACCGCCCGCGTTGCCAGCGTCTAGGAACTGAATACCCATCGCGTTACCCTCCATCCTTCCGCCTAAGACTAAGTTCTCTCCGCCCTGAATGGCAATGGCGCGACTACCCACCGGTTTACCACTATTGATACACTCAACATTAATCATTTGGTTGATATTGCTGAGAGCAGTAAGATGATTACCTAAGAGATTGATTGCGTTTTGAACCGAGAATGCTTTGATGTTCATGAATTGGTTGCCGTAGACCCCTACACCAACACCGCCGATATCCGCGTTGCACTCGATAAGTTTCTGAATATTGTAACCTCTGACATTGCGTAAGGCGCTTGCTTGCAACCCGTCGAACTTGAAGGCGGTTGAACCGTCTGATATTCCCTGACCTCTGACTTCGAGATCCATCACTGCGACATCCGAGGTTGAAACCTTTGTTGCAATCCCTGACAGTTTGAATAGGCTAATGCCGTTAGTTGCCCTCAGAATTGTATTTCCAGCACCTTCACCCCTAACCATCACATTGTCGGGAATTGTTGTTGTAGAAAGCGCAGTTGGATACAACGCTCTTTTGATGACACATAGACCGCCGCCGTTAGCCGCCATATTGGGGAAAACATCACCTAAGATTGCGGGAACAGTGTCTTCAACATACATGTGCGAGCCGTCAACCCCGCTTTTTGCTCGTAAATACGCGCCATCCTTGTAGACCACAACAGAAGGCGAAATTCTCCACGTTGAAGACCCCACGTATGGCTGAGGACTAGCCATCATGTCTCTGCTAAGACTCATTGGCTAGTATCCCTGCCACGAAATAATTACGATGTCGCCAGCCGTCCCGTAGACGTATAGTGATTGAAGGTCTTCGACCCAATAGTTGTTGTAGACATCGCCTGCGCTCAACGGCAAGCCGTTAGCGTCGGTGACGTCTGAGCCACCCTTGTAAATAATACCGGTATTTGTAGACTTTGCGAGGATTACGGCGACGAAATTAGGCGTCATCTTATGGAATGGTTGTTCTGTCACACCTGTTTGTTGAATTTTGTAAGCAATGCTGTGATCAGTGGTTGGAGGTCTCCTAGCGGTTATTTCCATCGGCGCTGAACCCTGATATACGCGCACCATCTAGGCTTTCCACCCCTTTGGCAAACGCTTCTTAGCCCGCTTGCCAGCCTTGCGCGTTGTCTCCTTCACCTTCTCAGTTATTGCGGAGACGTTAACCGGCGACTTGCCTTTGCTAATCATCCATATTACGGTAACAATGGCGACCACTACACCGAGAACCAATAGCAGAGGCACAAGCCAACTTGAGGTTTCCCCTAGATTTGTGAAGAGACCGATGCCAGTAGCTGTTGGATCAAAGTGCAATGTAAGTTCAAGTTTGTCAGGCTGAGCAACGCCGAGCCAATCAACCGCAATCGTGCCAGTTGTAGCGTATGTTAGAGTATTCGCAGTTATCTCAAGTGTCTTATTCCACTCGTTGATATTGTAATGGGTCTTTCCGCTGTTATCAGTGAATTGCGAGTTCTTACCGTCTACTGTGACCTTTGCGTTCTTAACGGGGTTGCTAGCCCCGTCTCGAACTATGACATCGAACTCAGTCAAGGTTTGTTCGCCTTCCTACTGACCGGTTACGCTGTTACGGTGACCTTGACTTCGGCTTTCTTTCCCGTCGCATCCTCTACGAACAGAGTGTATGATCCGGGATTGTCTCCGACTTTGAAGGCTAACCTACCTGAGCCGCTTGCATCGGTAGTTCCACTCCACGAGCCGCCTTCCCTAAAGCCAGTTGAATATTGGGTTGATGGCGTGAAACTGCCGAAACTGTAGCTAAGCATGTCGCCTTTCTTGACTGTCGATGTTGCCGCGTTGATAGCTGGTATTGGCCCTTTAGGAGTGGGGGGAGCGAACATTGCCGCTAAGGCGGTTTTCTTCACTAGAAGGAAGACCGCCACAAGTGCCGCGACTAAGGCAACTGCGATTATGATTAGTTTCTTTCTCTCCATGCTATTCACCTATGCTGTGAAGAACCCGCTGTAATGCACATCAGTGGTCAAGTAGGAGTGACTTCCGAGCCAACCCGCCGGATCATTCTGCAAATCTGTAAGGTAGGAGTTCGGGTAAGCACCTGACGCGATAGCCTGTTGAAGTTGTCCGATATAGCCGGAGTCTTGGAACGCCTGACGTATTGCCGAAGGCGGAGAACGAACGCTGACAGGATAGGAGACGGCTGCCGGTGAGGAAGATCCGCCGGTCGAGGTTGAGGGCGGAGATCCCGCGCCCTTCTGCACCGTTTCCTTAACTTTGTCAACTATGGCGTCAAACTTGGGTCTTGCGAAGAGGTATATAACACCAAAAGCCCCCACCACTATGGCGAGGGCTATGATGACTATCTCCTTAGTCTTGGTGTTCATTGAACCTCTTCGACCGCCTTCTTGGCTTTGCCTCCTGCGATTAGGGCAATGACTAGAGCCGCCCCTGCTACCATTAGCATTACTAGGGCGGTTCCGACTGCCTTTGGTGAAAGGTTCAAGGGTCTTACTCTCCGTCCTTCAGCAAGTAGACCCGACCAGTCACCGCGTTAACGAGGTTGACGTTCAACGTGCTTAGTTTGTTGACTCTGAAAGGTGTGTGTCTCAGCCAGTAGAACGCGGTTTGATGCCCTGAGAATGTTTCCTCAAAGTCCATATCTTGTAGGGTGGTGGCGTTGACGGATGGATATTCGTCTACGCTTGAAGACCCGAACTGTATGTGGTCAAGGTCTGCGTCCACGGTGAGTAGCACAGCGGTGTCAAGGATCTTCGAGCCTTGAGGCAACTTCTCATCGAGAACGTTGTCGCCTACTGCGCCTACGAATGGGAAGATTTGTGAGCGTGGAGTATTCTTTACTGGGGCTCCGTTTTGAGGGTTGCGAGCCGGTGGAGCGTAGTGAGCAATGATCTTCACTGTTGCGGTTGCTGTGCCGGTGCCAACAGTCGATAAGATGTCTCCGATTGTGCCGAGGGTGAGGGCGATACTGCAAGGCTGATCGTCAATGCCGATGTATAACGGTATCTTTTTGTTGAAAGACCCGCCGGTATCAGCCATTGTTGCCGCGCCTGCGGCTCTTCCCTTGAAAGTTCCGAATTGCTTCGTCAACATCAGGTAGAGGTTGCTGATGTCTGTGTTCGGATAGCCTTGTAAGGTGTGGATAGGCTTGTTGTTCCTGTCCTTGATGGTCAAGGTATCTATCAGCGCCTCGGCGCTGATGCTTGCGCGTCTAGTCCCTGTTCCTAGCGTGATTGCTGCTGTTACTTGAAGTTCCAGCGCGACAATATCCCCATACGGCTTAATGGGAACTTCGGGCTGATCTTGGTTTGATGTGGTCAGGGCTATAGTGCCGTAACTCTTCACGGTAATCTTCTGTATAAAATCTGCCATGAAAGATGCTTCGATGCGCAATATAGAAGTGATGTCGGCTACCCTATATCCCGTTCAACAAGGCGGATATGAGCCAGCAAGATTTTTTCTTTCCTTGCTTCTTGCGGGTGAGCCTTAGTTTTATGCTCGGTGAGAGATTGCATGTTTTTGAAACGATGCCTATTGCAGTAAGGACATGCAAGAGTAGCAAAAACAGGAGCGGAGAGATTGAGAAGATTAGCCGTCAGTGCTTCTCAACCTCTAATGTTACTTTGAATTGGGGTATCCGTGCTTGCATCAAGCCGTCCCAGATTAGTTGACTCGTGTATTGGGTGTAGGTCTTCGCAATGATCCGCCCATCAATGCGAAAAACCCAGACATGACCGTCTATCCGCTTATCCTTCATTTTGTTCATCATCTATTGTTACTATGAGTTTTGTGATCATTGCTCCGACTTGCACGGCTTCGCCTCTCATTTTGGTCAGGTCTCTTGTTCTCTCTTCTTTTTGATTTCCGCCCATAGTTCCTCAACCTCTTCAAGCAATACGGCGTATCCTTCGTGAAGGCTTGAGAAGTCTCCGAACTTGTTGTAAGCACGATGATATTCACTTCCAATGTCATCCAGCGCCCGCTCTAATCTACCTGTCAAGGCTAGTCTTCTCTGAATATTGGTTCTGCCATGCCGCTGTCTACTTTGTAGATGATGTAACCGGTGTGTCCGTCATCGTATCTTTTGAGGTCATAATGAGCGTCTAGGTTGGGTATGATGTATTTGAATTTCTCATAGTCGCTCCGGTTCAATGGGTTTAGTTTGTAGATGACGAGATATTTGCTTTGTTGCAGTATGAGGGGAGGAAAGCCGATTAGTCGTCTTGCCATTGCGATAGTGCCGATGTTTTGATGTCTACCATTGATCATGAGGTTATCAACTTCTTTTGGAGCGTTGCCGTGCTTGGTGTAGAGGTCTAGGTCTTCAAGG harbors:
- a CDS encoding AAA family ATPase, which produces MAFSNQKKVEEAMKWQWNYDRMTLIGESKCGKTTFAKKFAKHASRVIALDANYEWAATLKLKPVKIPAQISINTCFRTIDHSASMINAFIMAARRNSNFLMILEDLDLYTKHGNAPKEVDNLMINGRHQNIGTIAMARRLIGFPPLILQQSKYLVIYKLNPLNRSDYEKFKYIIPNLDAHYDLKRYDDGHTGYIIYKVDSGMAEPIFRED